The following proteins are co-located in the Acinetobacter shaoyimingii genome:
- the pqqE gene encoding pyrroloquinoline quinone biosynthesis protein PqqE, whose product MKAPVGLPLWLLAELTYRCPLQCPYCSNPLDYAQHNQELSTQEWFNVFDQARQMGAVQLGFSGGEPLVRQDLEELVAYAHQKGFYTNLITSGMGLNEQRIARLKEAGLQHIQISFQASDPTVNNALAGSKHAFDQKYEMSRLVKQYGYPMVLNFVIHRHNIDQIEQIIELCLELEADTVELAICQFYGWAFENRQGLLPTQEQLIRAERITNEYRQKIQQHNIKCKLIFVVPDYYEERPKACMDGWGKIFLTVAPDGTALPCHAARQLPIQFPNVRETQLSEIWYDSPSFNAFRGDDWMPEMCQSCSDKERDYGGCRCQAFMLTGDAKNADPVCGKSPHHQMILDARAQSESPVPFEQLLFRNPKNSKRLSQKQLIPTRTLID is encoded by the coding sequence ATGAAAGCACCAGTAGGGCTACCGTTATGGTTATTGGCTGAATTGACCTATCGTTGCCCTTTACAATGCCCGTATTGCTCAAATCCTCTTGATTATGCTCAGCATAATCAAGAGTTAAGCACGCAAGAATGGTTTAATGTTTTTGATCAAGCTCGTCAAATGGGTGCAGTACAACTGGGTTTTTCTGGAGGGGAACCTTTGGTTCGTCAAGACCTTGAAGAATTGGTAGCGTATGCACATCAGAAAGGTTTTTATACCAATCTGATTACTTCAGGGATGGGCTTAAATGAACAACGTATTGCACGTTTAAAAGAAGCAGGTTTGCAACACATTCAAATCAGCTTCCAAGCCAGCGATCCGACCGTCAATAATGCTTTGGCAGGGTCTAAACATGCTTTTGATCAAAAGTATGAAATGTCTCGCTTAGTCAAACAATACGGTTATCCGATGGTGCTGAATTTTGTCATCCATCGTCACAACATTGACCAAATTGAACAGATTATTGAGCTGTGTTTGGAACTTGAGGCAGATACCGTCGAGTTAGCAATTTGTCAGTTTTACGGTTGGGCTTTTGAAAACAGACAAGGTTTATTGCCGACCCAAGAACAGTTGATTCGTGCTGAACGCATTACCAATGAATATCGTCAGAAAATCCAGCAACACAATATCAAGTGTAAGCTGATATTTGTGGTGCCTGATTATTACGAAGAACGTCCAAAAGCCTGTATGGATGGTTGGGGAAAAATCTTTTTAACAGTTGCACCTGATGGTACGGCACTTCCTTGTCATGCAGCACGTCAGCTGCCGATCCAATTTCCAAATGTACGTGAGACACAGCTTTCAGAAATTTGGTATGACTCTCCAAGCTTCAATGCGTTTCGTGGTGATGACTGGATGCCTGAGATGTGTCAAAGCTGTTCAGACAAAGAGCGAGACTATGGTGGCTGTCGTTGCCAAGCCTTTATGCTGACAGGCGATGCTAAAAATGCTGATCCTGTCTGTGGTAAATCACCTCATCATCAGATGATTTTAGATGCCCGAGCACAAAGTGAATCCCCAGTGCCTTTTGAACAGTTACTGTTTAGAAATCCAAAAAATTCTAAACGACTCAGCCAAAAACAATTGATTCCGACACGCACGCTAATCGATTAA
- the pqqA gene encoding pyrroloquinoline quinone precursor peptide PqqA — protein MQWTKPAFQDIRIGFEITMYFEAR, from the coding sequence ATGCAATGGACTAAACCCGCTTTTCAAGATATCCGTATTGGTTTTGAAATCACGATGTATTTTGAAGCTCGTTAA
- the pqqD gene encoding pyrroloquinoline quinone biosynthesis peptide chaperone PqqD yields MSLPDLDLSIIPTWRQGYRFQFEPAQDAYVLLYPEGMIKLNQSASAIGQHIDGKTSIAEIIQNVKAIFGDIPEIEQDIIEYMLVAQREHWIDLA; encoded by the coding sequence ATGAGTTTACCAGATTTAGATTTATCGATCATTCCTACATGGCGTCAAGGTTATCGTTTTCAGTTTGAACCTGCACAAGATGCTTACGTGTTGCTCTACCCAGAAGGCATGATCAAACTGAACCAAAGTGCCAGTGCGATTGGTCAGCATATTGATGGCAAAACCTCGATTGCCGAAATTATTCAAAACGTAAAAGCCATATTTGGTGATATTCCTGAAATCGAGCAAGATATTATTGAATATATGTTGGTGGCTCAACGTGAACATTGGATAGATTTAGCATGA
- a CDS encoding dipeptidase: MIFDGHNDLLTRLWLSSAEDPVHDFIHGSLPGHLDLKRCRQVGWTGGLFSIFLPPYAYLQKNYPEKLLDPSSSDFSAQQIIDICCAQLVFAQQLHVRSEGQIQICTSAQQIKTCQQNQQLAIVLHLEGAEVLECDPDVLDVFYEQGLRSIGPLWNRKSLFGDGLNASFPHSPDTGAGLTVQGKALVRKCAEKNMLIDVSHMNERAFWDTLALIDQPIVATHSNAHALCPQARNLTDQQLQGIQESQGMVGVNFDVAFLRRDGQRNTQTSLDIIIDHLDYLIEHLGEDHVGFGSDFDGSLLPDDLSDVSQMPALIERMQQRHFSDQLIEKISSKNWINVLSRILKS, encoded by the coding sequence ATGATCTTTGATGGACACAATGACCTATTGACGCGTTTGTGGCTCAGTTCAGCCGAAGATCCTGTACATGATTTTATTCATGGTTCATTGCCTGGGCATTTAGATTTAAAGCGTTGCCGTCAAGTCGGCTGGACGGGAGGATTATTTTCAATCTTCCTTCCACCTTATGCTTATCTACAAAAAAACTATCCTGAAAAATTGCTAGATCCATCATCAAGTGATTTTAGCGCTCAGCAAATCATTGACATTTGTTGTGCTCAGTTGGTATTTGCACAGCAGTTACATGTGCGCTCAGAAGGTCAGATTCAAATTTGTACGTCAGCCCAGCAGATCAAGACCTGCCAACAGAATCAGCAGTTGGCCATAGTGCTACATCTTGAAGGTGCGGAAGTTTTAGAATGTGATCCTGATGTATTGGATGTCTTTTACGAACAAGGTCTGCGAAGTATTGGCCCGCTTTGGAATCGAAAAAGTCTTTTTGGCGATGGCTTAAATGCATCATTTCCTCATTCACCTGATACTGGTGCAGGTTTAACTGTGCAAGGCAAAGCATTGGTTCGTAAGTGTGCAGAAAAAAATATGCTCATTGATGTCTCGCATATGAATGAACGTGCATTTTGGGACACTTTAGCATTAATTGATCAACCCATTGTCGCCACGCATTCCAATGCGCACGCCTTATGTCCACAAGCCCGAAATCTCACAGATCAGCAACTTCAAGGCATTCAAGAAAGTCAGGGAATGGTCGGTGTAAACTTTGATGTCGCATTTTTGCGTCGTGATGGTCAGCGAAATACCCAAACTTCATTGGATATCATTATTGATCATTTAGATTATCTTATTGAACATTTGGGGGAGGACCATGTTGGATTTGGTTCAGACTTTGATGGAAGTCTTTTACCTGATGATTTATCTGATGTGAGTCAAATGCCAGCACTGATTGAGCGGATGCAACAACGACATTTCTCAGATCAGTTGATTGAAAAAATTTCATCAAAGAATTGGATCAATGTTTTGAGTCGTATACTCAAAAGTTGA
- the pqqC gene encoding pyrroloquinoline-quinone synthase PqqC encodes MQQEQVALSPEAFKEAILAKGQYYHIYHPFHIMMHEGKATQKQIQAWVANRYYYQINIPLKDAAIMANCPDQRVRQEWIQRMIDQDGVYPDGGGREAWLSLAEAVGLTREQVISEELVLPGVRFAVDAYVNFARRTSWREAASSSLTELFAPQIHQSRLESWPKHYPWIQEQGYTYFRSRLSQARRDVEHGLTITLGSFKTVEQQERMLEILQFKLDILWTILDALTLAYVHNEAPYHSVTSEHVWHKGLFK; translated from the coding sequence ATGCAACAAGAACAAGTAGCACTTAGTCCAGAAGCCTTTAAAGAAGCGATTTTGGCAAAAGGTCAGTATTACCATATTTACCATCCTTTCCATATCATGATGCATGAAGGAAAAGCGACGCAAAAGCAAATCCAAGCTTGGGTGGCAAATCGTTATTATTATCAGATCAATATTCCATTGAAAGATGCTGCGATTATGGCGAATTGTCCAGATCAGCGTGTGCGTCAAGAGTGGATTCAACGCATGATCGACCAAGATGGTGTTTATCCTGATGGGGGGGGGCGTGAAGCATGGTTAAGCCTTGCCGAAGCGGTGGGTTTAACCCGTGAGCAAGTGATCTCAGAAGAGTTAGTCTTACCAGGTGTACGTTTTGCAGTCGATGCGTATGTGAATTTTGCCCGTCGTACTTCATGGCGTGAAGCTGCAAGTAGTTCTTTGACCGAATTATTTGCCCCACAAATTCACCAGTCTCGCTTAGAGTCTTGGCCAAAACATTATCCTTGGATTCAAGAGCAAGGCTACACCTATTTCCGTTCACGTCTTAGTCAAGCACGTCGTGATGTCGAGCATGGTTTAACCATTACTTTAGGTTCCTTTAAAACGGTTGAACAGCAAGAACGTATGCTGGAAATATTGCAGTTCAAGCTAGATATTCTGTGGACGATTTTAGATGCATTAACTTTGGCGTATGTACACAACGAAGCGCCGTATCACAGCGTAACGTCTGAGCATGTATGGCATAAAGGATTATTTAAATGA
- a CDS encoding methionine synthase has protein sequence MALTQSKLLLQTSTAGSLPKPTWLAEPEKLWSAWKLEGEALLEAKRDALKLSLHEQVYAGIDIVSDGEQTRQHFVTTFIEHLEGVDFKKRETVRIRNRYDASVPSVVGEVSRKQPVFVEDAKFLRSQTNQPIKWALPGPMTMIDTLYDGHYKSREKLAWEFAKILNQEARELEAAGVDIIQFDEPAFNVFFDEVNDWGVATLERALEGLKCETAVHICYGYGIQANTDWKKTLGNEWRQYEKAFPKLQQSKIDIVSLECQNSRVPMDLIELIRGKKVMVGAIDVATNQIETPEEVANTLRKALQFVDADKLYPSTNCGMTPLSRDVARGKLEALSAGASIIRHELGA, from the coding sequence ATGGCGCTTACACAATCAAAACTGTTACTCCAAACCTCAACAGCAGGCAGTTTACCGAAACCAACATGGCTGGCTGAACCTGAGAAACTGTGGTCAGCTTGGAAACTTGAGGGCGAAGCACTTTTAGAAGCGAAACGCGATGCTTTAAAACTGTCATTACATGAGCAAGTTTATGCAGGCATTGATATTGTGAGTGATGGTGAGCAAACCCGTCAGCACTTTGTCACGACGTTTATTGAACATCTTGAAGGTGTAGATTTCAAAAAGCGTGAAACTGTTCGTATCCGTAATCGTTATGATGCAAGCGTACCATCAGTTGTGGGAGAGGTATCGCGCAAACAGCCTGTCTTCGTTGAAGATGCCAAATTTTTGCGTAGCCAAACCAATCAGCCAATCAAATGGGCGTTGCCTGGTCCAATGACTATGATTGATACGCTATATGACGGTCATTATAAGAGTCGTGAAAAATTGGCGTGGGAATTTGCCAAAATTTTAAATCAAGAGGCACGTGAACTTGAAGCAGCAGGTGTAGACATTATCCAGTTTGATGAACCTGCATTTAATGTGTTCTTCGATGAAGTGAATGATTGGGGCGTAGCAACATTAGAGCGTGCATTGGAAGGTCTAAAATGTGAAACTGCAGTGCATATTTGCTATGGCTACGGGATTCAAGCCAATACAGATTGGAAAAAGACTTTAGGCAATGAGTGGCGTCAATACGAAAAGGCTTTCCCTAAACTGCAACAATCAAAGATTGATATTGTGTCGCTTGAATGCCAAAACTCACGTGTACCGATGGATCTGATTGAATTGATTCGTGGCAAAAAAGTCATGGTCGGTGCAATTGATGTAGCGACGAATCAGATTGAAACGCCAGAAGAAGTCGCAAATACATTGCGTAAAGCGCTTCAATTTGTCGATGCCGATAAGCTCTATCCATCAACGAATTGTGGTATGACACCTCTTTCTCGTGACGTTGCTCGTGGCAAACTTGAGGCATTGAGTGCGGGCGCTTCAATTATTCGTCATGAACTTGGTGCTTAA
- a CDS encoding flavin reductase, translating to MIEATDYRNAMSLLTTAVNVITTQGVTGRHGFTASAVCSVTDTPPTLLVCMNESSRSHAYFIENKVLSVNVLSPQHEHISNAFASSKLNSEDRFKLADWSVLKTGAPILDDAIVSFDCHIDQIQTVGTHSIFLCRVVAIKQSQQKESLVYFNRAYHQVGEVEIA from the coding sequence ATGATTGAAGCAACCGACTATAGAAATGCAATGTCCTTGCTAACCACTGCTGTAAATGTCATTACAACACAAGGTGTAACTGGAAGGCATGGCTTTACCGCATCTGCGGTATGCAGCGTGACCGATACACCTCCGACATTGTTGGTGTGTATGAATGAATCTTCTCGTTCACATGCATATTTTATTGAAAATAAAGTGCTTTCGGTCAATGTGCTCAGTCCCCAGCATGAGCACATCTCAAATGCATTTGCATCAAGTAAATTGAATTCTGAAGATCGTTTTAAACTCGCTGATTGGTCAGTACTCAAAACAGGTGCCCCTATCTTGGACGATGCAATCGTGAGTTTTGATTGTCACATTGATCAGATTCAAACTGTGGGAACGCATAGCATTTTCTTGTGTCGGGTAGTAGCCATCAAACAGAGTCAGCAAAAAGAAAGCTTGGTGTATTTTAACCGTGCTTATCATCAAGTGGGTGAAGTGGAAATCGCTTAA
- the pepP gene encoding Xaa-Pro aminopeptidase: MKLTQADFQERRDRLAEYMGPNSIAIIETSPVALRNRDADYKYRADSSFFYLTGFAEPEAVAVIETSDSVEDYTYSLFCRERDREMEIWNGYRAGVDGAVDDYDADEAYAIDLLDEEIIEKLLDKEKLFYRIGHRAEFDARVAKWIVQANGESRKGNTAPAQLIQLDRIVDEMRLHKDAEEIQLMQIASNISAEAHTQAMKTVKPGMMEYALEAELNYIFGKNGCVPSYNSIVGGGENACILHYVENNKPLKDGDLVLIDAACEYEFYASDITRTFPVNGKFSPEQKALYQVVLDSQIAAIDAVRIGHSYKEPHNIAVRILVQGLLDLGIMQGDIEEIIQTESFRQFYMHGTGHWLGMDVHDVGSYKQDGEWRTYEEGMVVTVEPGLYIAPDDETVDAKWRGIGIRIEDDVVATKEGPLVLTKNVVKTIEDIEALMAS, translated from the coding sequence ATGAAACTGACTCAAGCTGATTTTCAAGAACGCCGTGACCGCCTAGCCGAGTACATGGGGCCAAACAGTATTGCCATTATTGAAACAAGCCCAGTAGCGCTGCGTAACCGTGATGCCGATTATAAATACCGTGCAGATAGTAGCTTTTTCTACTTAACGGGCTTTGCTGAACCTGAAGCGGTGGCGGTGATTGAAACTTCAGATTCAGTAGAAGATTACACGTATAGTTTATTTTGCCGTGAACGTGACCGTGAAATGGAAATCTGGAATGGATACCGAGCGGGTGTAGATGGCGCAGTTGATGACTATGATGCAGATGAAGCATATGCCATCGATTTGCTTGATGAAGAAATTATTGAAAAATTACTGGATAAAGAAAAATTATTTTATCGCATTGGACATCGTGCTGAATTTGATGCTCGCGTTGCGAAATGGATCGTACAAGCCAATGGTGAATCACGCAAAGGTAATACAGCTCCAGCACAATTGATTCAGCTCGATCGTATAGTCGATGAAATGCGTTTGCATAAAGATGCCGAAGAAATTCAGCTGATGCAAATTGCATCCAATATTAGCGCTGAAGCGCATACGCAGGCCATGAAAACTGTGAAGCCGGGCATGATGGAATATGCTTTAGAAGCAGAGCTGAACTATATTTTTGGTAAAAATGGGTGTGTGCCATCGTATAACAGTATTGTAGGTGGCGGTGAAAATGCCTGTATTTTGCATTATGTGGAAAATAACAAACCACTGAAAGATGGCGATTTAGTTTTAATTGATGCTGCATGTGAATATGAATTCTATGCATCCGACATTACTCGTACTTTCCCTGTTAACGGTAAATTTAGCCCTGAACAAAAAGCGCTTTATCAAGTTGTTTTAGATTCACAGATTGCAGCAATTGATGCAGTGCGTATTGGTCATTCATACAAAGAACCTCATAACATCGCTGTACGTATTTTGGTTCAAGGTTTACTTGATCTTGGCATCATGCAAGGTGATATTGAAGAAATCATTCAAACTGAATCTTTCCGTCAGTTTTATATGCATGGAACAGGGCATTGGTTAGGTATGGACGTACATGACGTCGGTTCATATAAGCAAGACGGTGAATGGCGTACCTATGAAGAAGGTATGGTTGTGACTGTTGAACCTGGTCTATATATTGCACCCGATGATGAAACGGTCGATGCAAAATGGCGTGGTATTGGTATCCGTATTGAAGACGATGTTGTTGCCACCAAAGAAGGTCCACTGGTGTTGACTAAAAATGTGGTCAAAACCATTGAAGATATTGAAGCGTTGATGGCATCTTAA
- a CDS encoding cell division protein ZapA, whose protein sequence is MSDVVTVELRLIEQSFRLSTTSEKKQDLVRAGDLLNEKFQEFRRKAPNVEHNKLVIMVALELMQEVLTMNKSLQEYAHCEHLLSTILEDIEKAV, encoded by the coding sequence ATGTCTGATGTTGTGACTGTAGAATTACGCCTAATTGAACAATCTTTTCGGTTATCGACCACTTCTGAAAAAAAACAGGACTTGGTACGTGCTGGGGATTTACTCAACGAAAAGTTTCAAGAATTTCGTCGTAAAGCACCTAATGTTGAGCATAACAAATTGGTGATTATGGTTGCACTTGAGCTCATGCAAGAAGTATTGACCATGAACAAATCCTTACAAGAATATGCGCACTGTGAACACTTATTAAGCACAATTCTCGAAGACATTGAAAAAGCAGTATAA
- a CDS encoding putative oxygenase MesX has translation MTTKFACSLKRIRFDENYQPADNTRLTTNFANLARGESRQENLRRTLAMINHRFNSLATVDNPKGDRYSLEIDIISAELDVEGNGQTFPFIEMLKSTITDHRTNQRIGGMIGNSFSSYVRDYDFSVVLPALGGKTDEKPENFGDLHGKLYQHLIHSEVFQAEFNKQPVICLSVSTSKTYYRTANVHPVLGVEYTNDEYSRTDEYFAKMGLSVRYFKPEHGNAPLAFYFAGDLLRDYTDFELISAISTMESFQKIYRPEIYNTNSPAGVVYQPSLNYADYSLTRIVYDRVERGELAVKQGKWTEENFIKPYSDILNEWAANFKVETIQQDQAA, from the coding sequence ATGACTACAAAGTTTGCATGTTCGCTTAAACGCATTCGTTTTGACGAAAACTATCAACCAGCCGACAACACTCGCTTGACCACCAATTTTGCCAATTTAGCACGTGGTGAAAGTCGCCAAGAAAATCTACGTCGTACACTCGCGATGATTAATCACCGTTTTAATAGTTTAGCTACGGTCGATAATCCAAAAGGCGATCGCTATTCACTTGAAATTGACATTATTTCTGCGGAACTTGATGTTGAAGGCAACGGTCAAACTTTTCCATTTATCGAAATGCTGAAAAGCACCATTACCGATCACAGAACCAATCAACGTATTGGAGGCATGATTGGTAACAGCTTTTCATCATATGTGCGTGATTATGATTTCAGTGTGGTATTACCTGCACTAGGGGGTAAAACAGATGAAAAACCAGAGAATTTTGGTGACTTACACGGCAAGCTTTATCAGCATTTAATTCATTCAGAAGTTTTCCAAGCAGAATTTAACAAACAGCCTGTCATTTGCCTGAGCGTTTCAACATCTAAAACCTATTACCGTACTGCAAATGTGCATCCTGTCTTGGGTGTGGAATATACCAACGATGAATATTCGCGTACCGATGAATATTTTGCAAAAATGGGTTTAAGCGTTCGTTATTTCAAACCTGAACATGGCAATGCACCACTCGCATTCTATTTTGCTGGCGATTTACTCCGTGACTATACCGATTTCGAATTGATCAGTGCCATCAGCACGATGGAAAGTTTCCAAAAGATTTATCGTCCTGAAATTTACAATACCAATTCGCCTGCGGGTGTGGTGTATCAACCGAGTTTGAACTATGCCGATTATTCTTTGACACGGATTGTCTATGACCGTGTTGAACGTGGTGAATTGGCAGTAAAGCAAGGCAAGTGGACTGAAGAAAACTTTATCAAGCCATACAGCGACATTCTGAACGAATGGGCAGCAAATTTTAAAGTCGAAACAATACAGCAAGACCAAGCTGCTTAA
- a CDS encoding UPF0149 family protein — translation MQDDISGWTDWNQNFSGIEEISSPSELHGLLTGIVCVTDAPTRDEWLQILSTLAVPALDDEALDLLVDETIDVSHALSEDELDYLPLLPDDEHVLSERVQALADWCAGVVLGFGLASGHIREDEAELIEHLQEVAAVEFDDSDDDEEGEESYQELYEFVRLIPVSLAVGRTKVPVAESTLLKHAQNKLSTSSDNNVVEMFTPHRPS, via the coding sequence ATGCAAGACGATATTTCAGGTTGGACAGACTGGAACCAAAATTTTAGTGGTATTGAAGAGATTTCAAGCCCTAGTGAGTTACACGGTTTGTTAACAGGTATTGTTTGTGTAACTGATGCACCGACACGTGATGAATGGTTACAAATTTTATCAACACTGGCTGTGCCAGCTTTGGACGATGAAGCACTTGATCTTTTAGTAGATGAAACAATTGATGTTTCACATGCGTTGTCTGAAGACGAACTGGATTATTTACCACTACTTCCAGATGATGAGCATGTATTGTCTGAACGCGTACAAGCGCTTGCAGATTGGTGTGCGGGTGTAGTTCTCGGCTTTGGATTGGCATCAGGGCATATCCGTGAAGATGAAGCGGAATTGATTGAACATTTGCAAGAAGTTGCAGCGGTTGAGTTTGATGATTCTGACGATGATGAAGAAGGCGAAGAAAGCTATCAAGAGTTGTATGAATTTGTTCGTCTTATTCCAGTGAGTTTAGCGGTAGGTCGCACAAAAGTACCTGTTGCTGAAAGTACATTGCTGAAACATGCGCAAAATAAGCTGTCGACAAGTTCAGATAACAATGTGGTAGAAATGTTTACACCACATCGCCCAAGTTAG
- a CDS encoding sulfite exporter TauE/SafE family protein, whose protein sequence is MELIIFLAIGALAGFAAGLFGVGGGTIIVPLLFIVFTQMGFNPDVIMHLALGTSLATIIVTSISSFMAHHKNGAVIWPVFQNFAPPMAIGCFIGAGIAGWLSGIHLQIIVGVFLIWVAYTMFKGAKQIIDSNKELPSARQQRLAGAGIGLASAIFGIGGGSITVPYLNRYGVVMQKAVGTSAACGLPIAIAGALGFMFFGMKAQVDIPNTIGFVHIYAFLGISIMSFMTAKLGAKAAHALSPAVLKKCFSALLLLVGCFFILKGMNQSR, encoded by the coding sequence GTGGAACTCATTATTTTTTTAGCCATCGGTGCGCTTGCAGGATTTGCGGCAGGACTGTTTGGTGTGGGTGGTGGAACGATCATTGTGCCACTATTATTTATTGTTTTTACGCAAATGGGTTTTAACCCAGATGTGATTATGCATTTGGCATTAGGGACTTCACTGGCAACCATTATTGTGACATCAATCAGCTCTTTCATGGCACATCATAAAAATGGCGCAGTGATTTGGCCAGTATTTCAAAATTTTGCACCACCCATGGCGATCGGATGCTTTATCGGGGCAGGGATTGCAGGATGGTTATCAGGGATTCATTTACAAATCATTGTCGGAGTATTTTTGATTTGGGTGGCTTATACCATGTTTAAAGGTGCTAAGCAGATTATCGATTCAAACAAAGAACTTCCTTCAGCTCGTCAACAACGCTTAGCGGGAGCAGGCATTGGATTGGCTTCTGCAATATTTGGAATAGGCGGTGGCAGTATAACTGTGCCTTATTTGAATCGTTATGGTGTGGTGATGCAAAAAGCAGTTGGAACTTCAGCTGCATGTGGCTTACCCATTGCCATTGCTGGGGCTTTAGGATTCATGTTTTTTGGCATGAAAGCGCAAGTGGATATCCCAAATACAATTGGTTTTGTGCATATTTATGCTTTTTTAGGGATTAGCATCATGAGTTTTATGACCGCAAAATTAGGCGCTAAAGCAGCACATGCATTATCACCAGCAGTGCTTAAAAAATGTTTTTCTGCTTTGTTGTTGCTGGTTGGATGCTTTTTTATATTGAAAGGAATGAATCAAAGTCGATGA
- the pqqB gene encoding pyrroloquinoline quinone biosynthesis protein PqqB, which yields MYIHVLGSAAGGGFPQWNCNCHNCHGLRQGTIQAKARTQSSIAISENGIDWILCNASPDIRQQLFDFKAAQPARKLRDTGITNVVLMDSQLDHTTGLLTLREGCPIRVWCTEMVYQDLSTGFPIFNMLKHWNGGLEYRQIDPKRAFKIEGFENLEFTPLIIRSAAPPYSPHRHDPHDGDNIALIVKDLKTQKQLFYAPGLGKIDEQIMQIMQASDCVMIDGTLWTDHEMQQYGVGTKTGGEMGHLHISGEHGSLSYLDQLEKSRKVLIHINNTNPILNEQSEQAAQLKAHGVEVAFDGMQIEL from the coding sequence ATGTATATTCATGTCTTAGGTTCAGCTGCTGGTGGTGGTTTTCCCCAGTGGAATTGCAATTGCCATAATTGTCATGGATTGCGTCAAGGTACGATTCAAGCCAAAGCTCGAACTCAATCCTCGATTGCAATTTCTGAAAATGGAATAGATTGGATCTTATGCAATGCTTCACCTGATATTCGTCAGCAACTCTTCGATTTTAAAGCTGCGCAGCCAGCTAGAAAATTAAGAGATACAGGGATTACCAATGTCGTGTTGATGGATAGTCAACTGGATCATACGACAGGTCTGCTCACATTACGAGAAGGTTGTCCGATTCGAGTGTGGTGTACTGAAATGGTCTATCAAGATCTCAGCACAGGATTCCCTATTTTCAATATGTTAAAACATTGGAATGGTGGACTTGAATATCGTCAAATTGATCCAAAACGTGCTTTTAAAATTGAAGGCTTTGAAAATTTAGAATTCACGCCTTTAATCATTCGAAGTGCAGCGCCTCCATATTCGCCGCATCGTCACGATCCGCATGATGGCGACAATATTGCACTTATTGTTAAAGATCTTAAAACACAGAAACAACTGTTCTATGCACCTGGTCTTGGCAAAATTGATGAACAGATTATGCAGATTATGCAAGCCTCAGATTGCGTCATGATTGATGGCACATTGTGGACTGACCATGAGATGCAACAATATGGTGTGGGTACAAAAACGGGTGGTGAAATGGGTCACCTGCATATCAGTGGTGAACATGGCTCATTGTCGTATTTAGATCAGCTTGAAAAATCACGTAAGGTTTTGATTCATATCAATAACACCAATCCAATCTTAAATGAGCAGTCTGAACAAGCAGCCCAATTGAAAGCGCACGGTGTGGAAGTCGCTTTTGATGGTATGCAAATCGAATTGTAA